Proteins encoded within one genomic window of Oncorhynchus nerka isolate Pitt River linkage group LG17, Oner_Uvic_2.0, whole genome shotgun sequence:
- the LOC115145363 gene encoding histone-binding protein N1/N2 isoform X1 codes for MPSQSRNMTEETAVASSSGSMDEKPGSSSAMAADSSVDVMAEAKKLIGAGNRHLVMGDVVSAVHVFQEACGMLAARYGDTADECGEAFFLCGKSLLELARVENTVLGDALEGVPEESSEEEGEGEKLDNSKIESADNLEDKTRDELRMQVYDVMAEKKTDGEDGKTEPKEEGKSESEAVAEGKKETMETEAKEEDGKTEPKEEGKSESEAVAEGKKETMETEAKEEDAAKPPAKNGRDEKSKPLVDGVEETIFAPEDEARKDKEAGQEEALKKIGVKASEERNEEEAAEEEKMEEEDDDDDDEGEGTGEDKEEEVGNLQLAWEMLEVAKVIYKRKENKEDQLMAAQAYLKLGEVGAESGNYPAAVEDFQDCLSLQLKHLPPHSRLVAETHYQLGMTYCITGQYSQAIQHYSSSVKVIESRLAMLQEVIDKAEGEDGAKEKTELEELKQLLPEVAEKVEDAKESQSMAGSASVAIQQTLAGASTLSAFPSSSSSAFAENGGPSSSCSSAFGTSQISVRSAADGASSSKSASDISHLVRKKRKTTEESPVKDTDAKKTKQETTVNGSGDSGSNGVQETGAQEPGKLSASLESSV; via the exons ATGCCGAGTCAGTCACGTAACATGACAGAGGAAACAGCAGTTGCTTCAAGCTCAGGAAG CATGGATGAAAAGCCTGGGTCATCAAGTGCTATGGCAGCAGACAG CTCTGTCGACGTGATGGCGGAGGCAAAGAAGCTGATCGGCGCAGGGAACAGGCACCTGGTGATGGGAGATGTCGTTTCTGCAGTCCATGTGTTCCAGGAGGCTTGTGGCATGCT GGCTGCGAGGTATGGGGACACCGCAGATGAGTGTGGAGAGGCCTTCTTTCTGTGTGGGAAGTCTCTACTGGAGCTTGCCAG GGTGGAGAACACTGTCCTAGGTGATGCTCTTGAGGGAGTCCCTGAGGAGTCCtctgaggaggaaggagagggagagaagctggACAACTCAAAGATTGAGAGTGCTGACAACTTGGAAG ACAAAACAAGGGACGAGCTTCGAATGCAGGTTTATGATGTGATGGCAGAGAAAAAAACTGATGGGGAGGATGGAAAAACTGAGCCAAAGGAGGAAGGGAAGAGTGAATCTGAGGCAGTGGCAGAGGGGAAGAAAGAAACCATGGAAACAGAAGCAAAGGAAGAGGACGGCAAAACTGAGCCAAAGGAGGAAGGGAAGAGTGAATCTGAGGCAGTGGCAGAGGGGAAGAAAGAAACCATGGAAACAGAAGCAAAGGAAGAGGACGCTGCCAAGCCTCCTGCCAAGAACGGGCGTGATGAGAAGTCTAAGCCTCTTGTGGATGGGGTGGAGGAGACTATTTTTGCTCCTGAAGATGAAGCTAGAAAAGATAAGGAGGCTGGGCAAGAGGAAGCTCTGAAGAAGATTGGCGTGAAGGCTTCTGAAGAGCGGAATGAAGAGGAGGCtgcggaggaggagaagatggaggaagagg ATGATGATGACGACGATGAAGGGGAAGGCACTGGTGAAGACAAA GAGGAGGAAGTGGGTAACCTGCAGCTGGCTTGGGAAATGCTGGAGGTCGCTAAGGTCATCTACAAAAG AAAGGAGAACAAGGAGGACCAGTTGATGGCTGCTCAGGCCTATCTGAAGCTGGGAGAAGTTGGAGCAGAATCTG GTAACTACCCTGCAGCTGTGGAGGACTTCCAGGACTGTCTGTCCTTGCAGCTGAAGCACTTGCCCCCCCACAGCCGCCTGGTGGCCGAGACCCACTACCAACTGGGCATGACCTACTGCATCACAGGCCAATACAGCCAAGCCATCCAGCACTACAGCAGCTCAGTCAAAGTCATTGAGAGCCGCCTGG CCATGCTCCAGGAAGTGATAGACAAGGCGGAAGGTGAGGACGGAGCCAAAGAGAAGACCGAGCTGGAGGAGCTGAAGCAGCTGCTGCCTGAAGTCGCTGAGAAGGTAGAGGATGCCAAGGAGAGCCAGAGTATGGCAGGATCAGCCTCTGTGGCCATACAGCAGACATTG GCTGGAGCTTCTACTTTGTCAGCATTCCCATCCTCTTCCTCATCAGCGTTTGCAGAAAATGGTGGACCTTCATCTTCCTGTTCATCAGCATTTGGAACCAGTCAG ATTTCTGTCAGATCGGCAGCCGATGGCGCATCATCCTCCAAATCTGCATCAGACATTTCCCACCTGGTCAGGAAAAAG
- the LOC115145363 gene encoding histone-binding protein N1/N2 isoform X2 produces the protein MEPALLGMDEKPGSSSAMAADSSVDVMAEAKKLIGAGNRHLVMGDVVSAVHVFQEACGMLAARYGDTADECGEAFFLCGKSLLELARVENTVLGDALEGVPEESSEEEGEGEKLDNSKIESADNLEDKTRDELRMQVYDVMAEKKTDGEDGKTEPKEEGKSESEAVAEGKKETMETEAKEEDGKTEPKEEGKSESEAVAEGKKETMETEAKEEDAAKPPAKNGRDEKSKPLVDGVEETIFAPEDEARKDKEAGQEEALKKIGVKASEERNEEEAAEEEKMEEEDDDDDDEGEGTGEDKEEEVGNLQLAWEMLEVAKVIYKRKENKEDQLMAAQAYLKLGEVGAESGNYPAAVEDFQDCLSLQLKHLPPHSRLVAETHYQLGMTYCITGQYSQAIQHYSSSVKVIESRLAMLQEVIDKAEGEDGAKEKTELEELKQLLPEVAEKVEDAKESQSMAGSASVAIQQTLAGASTLSAFPSSSSSAFAENGGPSSSCSSAFGTSQISVRSAADGASSSKSASDISHLVRKKRKTTEESPVKDTDAKKTKQETTVNGSGDSGSNGVQETGAQEPGKLSASLESSV, from the exons ATggaaccagctctgctagg CATGGATGAAAAGCCTGGGTCATCAAGTGCTATGGCAGCAGACAG CTCTGTCGACGTGATGGCGGAGGCAAAGAAGCTGATCGGCGCAGGGAACAGGCACCTGGTGATGGGAGATGTCGTTTCTGCAGTCCATGTGTTCCAGGAGGCTTGTGGCATGCT GGCTGCGAGGTATGGGGACACCGCAGATGAGTGTGGAGAGGCCTTCTTTCTGTGTGGGAAGTCTCTACTGGAGCTTGCCAG GGTGGAGAACACTGTCCTAGGTGATGCTCTTGAGGGAGTCCCTGAGGAGTCCtctgaggaggaaggagagggagagaagctggACAACTCAAAGATTGAGAGTGCTGACAACTTGGAAG ACAAAACAAGGGACGAGCTTCGAATGCAGGTTTATGATGTGATGGCAGAGAAAAAAACTGATGGGGAGGATGGAAAAACTGAGCCAAAGGAGGAAGGGAAGAGTGAATCTGAGGCAGTGGCAGAGGGGAAGAAAGAAACCATGGAAACAGAAGCAAAGGAAGAGGACGGCAAAACTGAGCCAAAGGAGGAAGGGAAGAGTGAATCTGAGGCAGTGGCAGAGGGGAAGAAAGAAACCATGGAAACAGAAGCAAAGGAAGAGGACGCTGCCAAGCCTCCTGCCAAGAACGGGCGTGATGAGAAGTCTAAGCCTCTTGTGGATGGGGTGGAGGAGACTATTTTTGCTCCTGAAGATGAAGCTAGAAAAGATAAGGAGGCTGGGCAAGAGGAAGCTCTGAAGAAGATTGGCGTGAAGGCTTCTGAAGAGCGGAATGAAGAGGAGGCtgcggaggaggagaagatggaggaagagg ATGATGATGACGACGATGAAGGGGAAGGCACTGGTGAAGACAAA GAGGAGGAAGTGGGTAACCTGCAGCTGGCTTGGGAAATGCTGGAGGTCGCTAAGGTCATCTACAAAAG AAAGGAGAACAAGGAGGACCAGTTGATGGCTGCTCAGGCCTATCTGAAGCTGGGAGAAGTTGGAGCAGAATCTG GTAACTACCCTGCAGCTGTGGAGGACTTCCAGGACTGTCTGTCCTTGCAGCTGAAGCACTTGCCCCCCCACAGCCGCCTGGTGGCCGAGACCCACTACCAACTGGGCATGACCTACTGCATCACAGGCCAATACAGCCAAGCCATCCAGCACTACAGCAGCTCAGTCAAAGTCATTGAGAGCCGCCTGG CCATGCTCCAGGAAGTGATAGACAAGGCGGAAGGTGAGGACGGAGCCAAAGAGAAGACCGAGCTGGAGGAGCTGAAGCAGCTGCTGCCTGAAGTCGCTGAGAAGGTAGAGGATGCCAAGGAGAGCCAGAGTATGGCAGGATCAGCCTCTGTGGCCATACAGCAGACATTG GCTGGAGCTTCTACTTTGTCAGCATTCCCATCCTCTTCCTCATCAGCGTTTGCAGAAAATGGTGGACCTTCATCTTCCTGTTCATCAGCATTTGGAACCAGTCAG ATTTCTGTCAGATCGGCAGCCGATGGCGCATCATCCTCCAAATCTGCATCAGACATTTCCCACCTGGTCAGGAAAAAG
- the akr1a1b gene encoding aldo-keto reductase family 1 member A1-B isoform X1 has product MAVVGKNDFAVLNTGRKMPLLGLGTWKSEPGKVKQAVVWALQAGYRHIDCAPIYGNEVEIGEALQETLGPDKALRREDVFITSKLWNTQHHPEDVEPALLKTLKELRLEYLDLYLIHWPYAFQQGDAPFPKSEDGTLLYDDIDYKLTWAAMEKLVGKGMIRAIGLSNFNSRQIDDVLSVANIKPTVLQVESHPYLAQVLLLQHCRDRGLVMTAYSPLGSPDRAWKHPDEPVLLDEPAIGTLAKKYNKSPAQIIIRWQTQRGVVTIPKSVTEARIKENIQVFDFTLAAEEMTCITSLNKGWRYIVPTITVDGKPVPRDAGHPHYPFIDPY; this is encoded by the exons ATGGCAGTGGTAGGTAAAAATGACTTTGCAGTTCTCAACACCGGGAGGAAAATGCCTCTCCTCGGTCTAGGAACATGGAAGAGCGAACCTGGCAAG GTAAAACAGGCAGTGGTGTGGGCTTTGCAGGCTGGTTACCGTCACATCGACTGTGCTCCCATCTATGGCAACGAGGTGGAGATTGGCGAGGCTCTGCAGGAGACACTTGGCCCTGACAAA gCCCTGAGGCGAGAGGATGTGTTTATCACCTCTAAGCTGTGGAACACACAGCATCACCCAGAGGATGTTGAGCCCGCTCTGCTGAAGACACTGAAGGAGCTGAGGCTGGAGTACCTGGATCTCTACCTCATCCACTGGCCCTATGCTTTCCA ACAAGGTGACGCTCCTTTCCCTAAGTCAGAGGACGGCACCCTGCTGTATGACGACATCGACTACAAGCTGACTTGGGCTGCCATGGAGAAGCTGGTGGGAAAGGGCATGATCAGGGCTATCGGCCTGTCCAACTTCAACAGCAGACAGATAGACGACGTGCTGTCTGTAGCCAACATCAAACCCACTGTGCTCCAG GTGGAAAGCCATCCGTATCTGGCTCAGGTGTTGTTGCTGCAACACTGCCGGGACAGGGGCCTGGTGATGACAGCGTACAGCCCACTGGGGTCACCGGATCGGGCATGGAAGCATCCTGACGAGCCCGTCCTCCTGGATGAACCAGCCATCGGCACCTTGGCCAAGAAGTACAACAAGTCCCCAGCACAAATTATCATTAG ATGGCAGACGCAGCGAGGAGTGGTGACGATCCCTAAAAGTGTGACAGAGGCTCGGATCAAAGAGAATATCCAG GTGTTTGACTTTACCCTTGCAGCAGAAGAGATGACGTGTATAACATCATTGAACAAAGGCTGGCGCTACATTGTACCAACCATCACA GTTGATGGGAAGCCCGTCCCCAGGGATGCAGGACATCCACACTACCCCTTTATTGACCCCTACTGA
- the akr1a1b gene encoding aldo-keto reductase family 1 member A1-B isoform X2, translating to MNQRQEDQARGSAGQDKVHMAVVGKNDFAVLNTGRKMPLLGLGTWKSEPGKVKQAVVWALQAGYRHIDCAPIYGNEVEIGEALQETLGPDKALRREDVFITSKLWNTQHHPEDVEPALLKTLKELRLEYLDLYLIHWPYAFQQGDAPFPKSEDGTLLYDDIDYKLTWAAMEKLVGKGMIRAIGLSNFNSRQIDDVLSVANIKPTVLQVESHPYLAQVLLLQHCRDRGLVMTAYSPLGSPDRAWKHPDEPVLLDEPAIGTLAKKYNKSPAQIIIRWQTQRGVVTIPKSVTEARIKENIQVFDFTLAAEEMTCITSLNKGWRYIVPTITVDGKPVPRDAGHPHYPFIDPY from the exons ATGAACCAGAGGCAGGAGGATCAGGCCAGGGGGAGTGCTGGGCAGGATAAG GTACACATGGCAGTGGTAGGTAAAAATGACTTTGCAGTTCTCAACACCGGGAGGAAAATGCCTCTCCTCGGTCTAGGAACATGGAAGAGCGAACCTGGCAAG GTAAAACAGGCAGTGGTGTGGGCTTTGCAGGCTGGTTACCGTCACATCGACTGTGCTCCCATCTATGGCAACGAGGTGGAGATTGGCGAGGCTCTGCAGGAGACACTTGGCCCTGACAAA gCCCTGAGGCGAGAGGATGTGTTTATCACCTCTAAGCTGTGGAACACACAGCATCACCCAGAGGATGTTGAGCCCGCTCTGCTGAAGACACTGAAGGAGCTGAGGCTGGAGTACCTGGATCTCTACCTCATCCACTGGCCCTATGCTTTCCA ACAAGGTGACGCTCCTTTCCCTAAGTCAGAGGACGGCACCCTGCTGTATGACGACATCGACTACAAGCTGACTTGGGCTGCCATGGAGAAGCTGGTGGGAAAGGGCATGATCAGGGCTATCGGCCTGTCCAACTTCAACAGCAGACAGATAGACGACGTGCTGTCTGTAGCCAACATCAAACCCACTGTGCTCCAG GTGGAAAGCCATCCGTATCTGGCTCAGGTGTTGTTGCTGCAACACTGCCGGGACAGGGGCCTGGTGATGACAGCGTACAGCCCACTGGGGTCACCGGATCGGGCATGGAAGCATCCTGACGAGCCCGTCCTCCTGGATGAACCAGCCATCGGCACCTTGGCCAAGAAGTACAACAAGTCCCCAGCACAAATTATCATTAG ATGGCAGACGCAGCGAGGAGTGGTGACGATCCCTAAAAGTGTGACAGAGGCTCGGATCAAAGAGAATATCCAG GTGTTTGACTTTACCCTTGCAGCAGAAGAGATGACGTGTATAACATCATTGAACAAAGGCTGGCGCTACATTGTACCAACCATCACA GTTGATGGGAAGCCCGTCCCCAGGGATGCAGGACATCCACACTACCCCTTTATTGACCCCTACTGA